A stretch of Triticum aestivum cultivar Chinese Spring chromosome 1D, IWGSC CS RefSeq v2.1, whole genome shotgun sequence DNA encodes these proteins:
- the LOC123165895 gene encoding BTB/POZ and MATH domain-containing protein 1-like — protein sequence MSASAIVADRASGYHLLTVDGYSCTKTVPTGEPLKSHQFAACGHRWHIEYYPNGQTSESADHLSFFLCLDDNVVGSTEVKARHSFWFVDAVQKEEVLPSFPSGAAVKNYAGSSGWGTSKFIKREAFEKSKHLKDDSFTIRCDIVVINGFSTKMAEAAAPKFVSPPPSDLNKHLGVLLKTEKGADVVFRVGSETFAAHRCVLASRSPVFSAELFGAMKEGGTSGVIHIDDIEAQVFKALLYFAYTDKILETKEEDEDTMFQHLLVTADRYDMERLKLVCEERLCGYIDVGTVATILALADQHHCVGLKKACFDFLSSHANWRAVVATESFQRVYISCPSVVMKLIDMPSAE from the coding sequence ATGTCAGCCTCCGCCATCGTCGCCGACAGGGCGAGCGGGTACCACCTTCTCACGGTCGATGGCTACTCCTGCACCAAGACTGTTCCCACCGGAGAACCCCTTAAGTCACACCAGTTCGCCGCGTGCGGCCATCGCTGGCACATCGAATACTACCCCAACGGCCAAACATCGGAGTCAGCGGATCACCTGTCCTTTTTTCTATGTCTCGACGACAACGTTGTTGGCAGCACGGAGGTGAAAGCGCGCCACAGTTTCTGGTTCGTCGACGCGGTGCAGAAGGAGGAAGTGCTGCCTTCATTCCCATCGGGGGCAGCTGTGAAGAACTACGCAGGCAGCTCTGGCTGGGGGACTTCAAAGTTCATCAAAAGGGAAGCCTTTGAGAAATCCAAGCATCTCAAGGATGATTCCTTCACAATCAGGTGTGACATTGTTGTCATCAACGGGTTCTCCACCAAGATGGCCGAGGCTGCTGCCCCAAAGTTTGTTTCCCCGCCCCCGTCCGACCTGAACAAGCACCTCGGCGTTCTCCTTAAGACCGAGAAGGGCGCCGATGTGGTGTTTCGGGTTGGCAGTGAGACGTTCGCCGCACACCGATGCGTGCTCGCCTCCCGATCGCCGGTATTCAGTGCGGAGCTCTTCGGCGCAATGAAGGAGGGTGGCACATCCGGAGTCATACACATAGATGACATAGAGGCTCAGGTGTTCAAGGCGTTGCTCTATTTCGCCTACACCGACAAGATACTAGAGacaaaagaagaagatgaagatacCATGTTCCAGCATCTACTTGTCACGGCAGACAGGTATGACATGGAGAGGCTGAAGCTGGTTTGCGAGGAAAGGCTATGCGGGTACATCGATGTAGGCACAGTTGCGACCATCCTGGCTCTCGCTGATCAGCACCACTGCGTTGGGCTGAAGAAGGCATGCTTTGATTTCCTCAGCTCCCATGCAAACTGGAGGGCAGTTGTGGCCACTGAAAGCTTCCAGCGTGTGTATATCAGCTGTCCTTCTGTTGTGATGAAGCTGATTGACATGCCGTCGGCAGAGTGA
- the LOC123180478 gene encoding putative F-box protein At3g10240 isoform X3 produces MDQIVAQGLDSKHVAKKKKKHKQGQEHEKHPAGSLPEGPLVEILSRVPYKSFCRFKCVSKPWLALCSDPDIRKRSPQTMAGFFLRNYGMRPCFINLSGRGQPLVDPFLSFLRESFKLLIPQHCCGGLVLCKYWESYCFEEDEYNLVVCNPATKKWAELPPNPIQLQDEDEEEVEEYLCFDPAVPSRFMVFTHTWDFTEVTIYSSDTGRWTTVESGWIDKTPIGLPVFLNGTLHLMTTEYSIVTVDTEGKVWGQIDIPGNMRDSSDYPFIGQSQGRLYAWCINDNVDVCQLLVWALEDYGGAKWALKDTVNISELFGRDRYKYVEPLAIHPDCDLIFLTDRRGKAISYDMDSKKVHVIGTHETFYGAIPYVPCFAEWPSDGH; encoded by the coding sequence aagaagaagaagaagcacaagCAGGGGCAGGAGCACGAGAAACACCCTGCTGGGAGCCTTCCTGAGGGCCCCCTTGTCGAGATTCTGTCCCGGGTGCCTTACAAGTCATTCTGCCGCTTCAAGTGCGTGTCCAAGCCGTGGCTTGCCCTCTGCTCCGACCCCGACATCCGCAAGAGGTCACCCCAGACCATGGCAGGTTTCTTCCTCCGCAACTATGGCATGCGCCCCTGTTTCATTAACTTGTCCGGAAGAGGCCAACCCCTGGTCGACCCTTTTCTCTCTTTCTTGCGCGAGAGCTTTAAACTTCTCATCCCCCAGCATTGCTGCGGTGGCCTTGTTCTCTGCAAATACTGGGAATCATATTGTTTTGAGGAAGATGAGTACAATCTTGTCGTGTGCAATCCTGCGACCAAGAAGTGGGCCGAGCTGCCTCCTAATCCTATACAATTGCAagacgaagacgaagaagaagtcgaAGAATATTTGTGTTTCGATCCAGCCGTCCCCTCCCGTTTCATGGTATTCACACACACTTGGGATTTCACAGAAGTGACAATCTACTCATCAGACACTGGACGATGGACTACGGTGGAGAGTGGTTGGATTGATAAGACTCCTATTGGTCTTCCTGTCTTCCTGAATGGTACTTTGCATTTGATGACCACTGAATATTCAATAGTCACAGTAGACACAGAGGGGAAGGTTTGGGGGCAAATTGATATTCCAGGCAACATGCGAGACAGCTCTGATTATCCGTTCATTGGACAGTCTCAGGGACGATTGTATGCTTGGTGTATAAATGATAATGTTGATGTTTGCCAACTTTTAGTTTGGGCTCTTGAGGATTATGGTGGTGCAAAGTGGGCCTTGAAGGATACTGTTAACATTTCAGAACTGTTTGGAAGGGATCGTTACAAATATGTGGAGCCCTTAGCAATTCATCCAGATTGTGATTTGATTTTCCTTACCGACCGGAGGGGGAAGGCTATCTCATATGATATGGACAGCAAGAAAGTGCATGTTATCGGCACTCACGAAACATTCTATGGTGCTATACCTTATGTTCCATGTTTTGCGGAATGGCCGTCAGATGGTCACTGA
- the LOC123165903 gene encoding uncharacterized protein, whose product MICKECERNWSVFEQVDAKRRNKLDVRRRDDLVYIQFNGRFLDKRKKYSSSCDVLLGEDASTTQDWICEDAYDDEEMGTTGVDNTTEPRRSLRVRELHEVEDFVSDNEDDTVPINEDEIEFDSDDDMVGGIEENDEEDLMQP is encoded by the exons ATGATCTGCAAAGA GTGTGAAAGAAATTGGAGCGTTTTTGAACAA GTTGATGCAAAGAGGAGAAATAAATTAGATGTGCGTCGTAGGGACGATCTAGTTTATATTCAATTCAATGGAAGATTTCTAGACAAGAGAAAGAAATACTCCTCATCTTGTGATGTTCTCcttggtgaagatgcttccacaacCCAAGATTGGATATGTGAAGATGCTTACGATGATGAAGAGATGGGAACTACCGGAGTTGACAATACAACAGAGCCTCGTAGAAGTCTAAGGGTGAGAGAGCTCCATGAAGTGGAAGACTTTGTTTCCGACAATGAAGATGACACTGTGCCTATCAATGAAGATGAGATTGAGTTTGATTCTGATGATGACATGGTTGGGGGCATAGAAGAAAATGATGAGGAAGACCTGATGCAGCCTTGA
- the LOC123180478 gene encoding putative F-box protein At3g10240 isoform X4: MKSGKRTMKKKKKHKQGQEHEKHPAGSLPEGPLVEILSRVPYKSFCRFKCVSKPWLALCSDPDIRKRSPQTMAGFFLRNYGMRPCFINLSGRGQPLVDPFLSFLRESFKLLIPQHCCGGLVLCKYWESYCFEEDEYNLVVCNPATKKWAELPPNPIQLQDEDEEEVEEYLCFDPAVPSRFMVFTHTWDFTEVTIYSSDTGRWTTVESGWIDKTPIGLPVFLNGTLHLMTTEYSIVTVDTEGKVWGQIDIPGNMRDSSDYPFIGQSQGRLYAWCINDNVDVCQLLVWALEDYGGAKWALKDTVNISELFGRDRYKYVEPLAIHPDCDLIFLTDRRGKAISYDMDSKKVHVIGTHETFYGAIPYVPCFAEWPSDGH, translated from the coding sequence aagaagaagaagaagcacaagCAGGGGCAGGAGCACGAGAAACACCCTGCTGGGAGCCTTCCTGAGGGCCCCCTTGTCGAGATTCTGTCCCGGGTGCCTTACAAGTCATTCTGCCGCTTCAAGTGCGTGTCCAAGCCGTGGCTTGCCCTCTGCTCCGACCCCGACATCCGCAAGAGGTCACCCCAGACCATGGCAGGTTTCTTCCTCCGCAACTATGGCATGCGCCCCTGTTTCATTAACTTGTCCGGAAGAGGCCAACCCCTGGTCGACCCTTTTCTCTCTTTCTTGCGCGAGAGCTTTAAACTTCTCATCCCCCAGCATTGCTGCGGTGGCCTTGTTCTCTGCAAATACTGGGAATCATATTGTTTTGAGGAAGATGAGTACAATCTTGTCGTGTGCAATCCTGCGACCAAGAAGTGGGCCGAGCTGCCTCCTAATCCTATACAATTGCAagacgaagacgaagaagaagtcgaAGAATATTTGTGTTTCGATCCAGCCGTCCCCTCCCGTTTCATGGTATTCACACACACTTGGGATTTCACAGAAGTGACAATCTACTCATCAGACACTGGACGATGGACTACGGTGGAGAGTGGTTGGATTGATAAGACTCCTATTGGTCTTCCTGTCTTCCTGAATGGTACTTTGCATTTGATGACCACTGAATATTCAATAGTCACAGTAGACACAGAGGGGAAGGTTTGGGGGCAAATTGATATTCCAGGCAACATGCGAGACAGCTCTGATTATCCGTTCATTGGACAGTCTCAGGGACGATTGTATGCTTGGTGTATAAATGATAATGTTGATGTTTGCCAACTTTTAGTTTGGGCTCTTGAGGATTATGGTGGTGCAAAGTGGGCCTTGAAGGATACTGTTAACATTTCAGAACTGTTTGGAAGGGATCGTTACAAATATGTGGAGCCCTTAGCAATTCATCCAGATTGTGATTTGATTTTCCTTACCGACCGGAGGGGGAAGGCTATCTCATATGATATGGACAGCAAGAAAGTGCATGTTATCGGCACTCACGAAACATTCTATGGTGCTATACCTTATGTTCCATGTTTTGCGGAATGGCCGTCAGATGGTCACTGA